One genomic segment of Sminthopsis crassicaudata isolate SCR6 chromosome 2, ASM4859323v1, whole genome shotgun sequence includes these proteins:
- the LHX2 gene encoding LIM/homeobox protein Lhx2 isoform X1, which yields MLFHSLSGPEVHGVIDEMDRRAKSEAPAISSAIDRGETETTMPSISSDRAALCAGCGGKISDRYYLLAVDKQWHMRCLKCCECKLNLESELTCFSKDGSIYCKEDYYRRFSVQRCARCHLGISASEMVMRARDLVYHLNCFTCTTCNKMLTTGDHFGMKDSLVYCRLHFEALLQGDYQAHFNHADVAAAAAAAAAAAAKGSGLGAGGANTLGLPYYNGVGTVQKGRPRKRKSPGPGADLAAYNAALSCNENDGDHLDRDQQYPSSQKTKRMRTSFKHHQLRTMKSYFAINHNPDAKDLKQLAQKTGLTKRVLQVWFQNARAKFRRNLLRQENTGVDKTSDSTLQTGTPSGPASEISNASMSPSSTPTTLTDLTNPTMPTVTSVLTSVPGSLEGHESRSPTQTTLTNLF from the exons ATGCTCTTCCACAGCTTGTCGGGCCCTGAAGTGCACGGGGTCATCGACGAAATGGACCGCAGGGCCAAGAGCGAAGCGCCAGCCATCAGCTCAGCCATAGACCGGGGCGAGACGGAGACG ACCATGCCGTCCATCAGCAGTGACCGGGCCGCGCTCTGCGCGGGCTGCGGAGGTAAGATCTCCGACCGCTACTACTTATTAGCAGTGGACAAACAGTGGCACATGCGTTGCCTGAAGTGCTGCGAGTGTAAACTCAATCTGGAGTCGGAGCTCACCTGCTTCAGCAAGGACGGCAGCATTTACTGCAAAGAAGACTATTACAG GCGGTTCTCTGTGCAACGCTGTGCCCGTTGTCACCTGGGTATCTCAGCATCAGAGATGGTGATGCGTGCCCGGGACTTGGTTTACCATCTCAACTGCTTCACCTGCACCACCTGCAACAAGATGCTGACCACGGGCGACCACTTTGGAATGAAGGATAGCCTGGTCTACTGCCGGCTGCACTTTGAGGCGCTGCTGCAGGGTGACTACCAGGCCCACTTCAACCACGCCGATGtggcagcagcggcagcagcggCAGCGGCGGCAGCAGCCAAGGGCTCGGGTTTGGGCGCCGGCGGGGCCAACACCTTGGGTCTCCCTTACTACAACGGCGTGGGCACGGTGCAGAAGGGGCGGCCACGGAAACGGAAGAGCCCAGGGCCTGGGGCGGACCTGGCCGCCTACAATGCAG CACTGAGCTGCAATGAAAATGACGGGGACCATCTGGACAGAGACCAGCAGTACCCCAGCAGCCAGAAGACTAAGCGAATGCGGACCTCCTTCAAACATCACCAGCTGAGGACGATGAAGTCCTATTTTGCTATTAACCATAACCCCGACGCCAAGGACTTGAAACAGCTCGCACAGAAGACGGGTCTCACCAAGAGAGTCCTCCAG GTCTGGTTTCAGAACGCCAGAGCTAAATTCAGGCGGAACCTTCTACGCCAGGAGAACACAGGGGTGGACAAGACCTCAGACTCCACACTACAGACGGGGACCCCATCGGGCCCAGCCTCAGAGATTTCCAACGCATCCATGAGCCCCTCCAGCACCCCCACCACCCTCACGGACTTGACTAATCCCACAATGCCAACTGTGACGTCTGTCTTAACTTCCGTGCCTGGGAGCCTGGAGGGCCATGAGTCCAGGAGTCCCACACAGACAACTCTtacaaaccttttctga
- the LHX2 gene encoding LIM/homeobox protein Lhx2 isoform X2: MLEILEAPLNLCGGHIRQVQKWEVYQTMPSISSDRAALCAGCGGKISDRYYLLAVDKQWHMRCLKCCECKLNLESELTCFSKDGSIYCKEDYYRRFSVQRCARCHLGISASEMVMRARDLVYHLNCFTCTTCNKMLTTGDHFGMKDSLVYCRLHFEALLQGDYQAHFNHADVAAAAAAAAAAAAKGSGLGAGGANTLGLPYYNGVGTVQKGRPRKRKSPGPGADLAAYNAALSCNENDGDHLDRDQQYPSSQKTKRMRTSFKHHQLRTMKSYFAINHNPDAKDLKQLAQKTGLTKRVLQVWFQNARAKFRRNLLRQENTGVDKTSDSTLQTGTPSGPASEISNASMSPSSTPTTLTDLTNPTMPTVTSVLTSVPGSLEGHESRSPTQTTLTNLF, from the exons ACCATGCCGTCCATCAGCAGTGACCGGGCCGCGCTCTGCGCGGGCTGCGGAGGTAAGATCTCCGACCGCTACTACTTATTAGCAGTGGACAAACAGTGGCACATGCGTTGCCTGAAGTGCTGCGAGTGTAAACTCAATCTGGAGTCGGAGCTCACCTGCTTCAGCAAGGACGGCAGCATTTACTGCAAAGAAGACTATTACAG GCGGTTCTCTGTGCAACGCTGTGCCCGTTGTCACCTGGGTATCTCAGCATCAGAGATGGTGATGCGTGCCCGGGACTTGGTTTACCATCTCAACTGCTTCACCTGCACCACCTGCAACAAGATGCTGACCACGGGCGACCACTTTGGAATGAAGGATAGCCTGGTCTACTGCCGGCTGCACTTTGAGGCGCTGCTGCAGGGTGACTACCAGGCCCACTTCAACCACGCCGATGtggcagcagcggcagcagcggCAGCGGCGGCAGCAGCCAAGGGCTCGGGTTTGGGCGCCGGCGGGGCCAACACCTTGGGTCTCCCTTACTACAACGGCGTGGGCACGGTGCAGAAGGGGCGGCCACGGAAACGGAAGAGCCCAGGGCCTGGGGCGGACCTGGCCGCCTACAATGCAG CACTGAGCTGCAATGAAAATGACGGGGACCATCTGGACAGAGACCAGCAGTACCCCAGCAGCCAGAAGACTAAGCGAATGCGGACCTCCTTCAAACATCACCAGCTGAGGACGATGAAGTCCTATTTTGCTATTAACCATAACCCCGACGCCAAGGACTTGAAACAGCTCGCACAGAAGACGGGTCTCACCAAGAGAGTCCTCCAG GTCTGGTTTCAGAACGCCAGAGCTAAATTCAGGCGGAACCTTCTACGCCAGGAGAACACAGGGGTGGACAAGACCTCAGACTCCACACTACAGACGGGGACCCCATCGGGCCCAGCCTCAGAGATTTCCAACGCATCCATGAGCCCCTCCAGCACCCCCACCACCCTCACGGACTTGACTAATCCCACAATGCCAACTGTGACGTCTGTCTTAACTTCCGTGCCTGGGAGCCTGGAGGGCCATGAGTCCAGGAGTCCCACACAGACAACTCTtacaaaccttttctga
- the LHX2 gene encoding LIM/homeobox protein Lhx2 isoform X3 — protein sequence MPSISSDRAALCAGCGGKISDRYYLLAVDKQWHMRCLKCCECKLNLESELTCFSKDGSIYCKEDYYRRFSVQRCARCHLGISASEMVMRARDLVYHLNCFTCTTCNKMLTTGDHFGMKDSLVYCRLHFEALLQGDYQAHFNHADVAAAAAAAAAAAAKGSGLGAGGANTLGLPYYNGVGTVQKGRPRKRKSPGPGADLAAYNAALSCNENDGDHLDRDQQYPSSQKTKRMRTSFKHHQLRTMKSYFAINHNPDAKDLKQLAQKTGLTKRVLQVWFQNARAKFRRNLLRQENTGVDKTSDSTLQTGTPSGPASEISNASMSPSSTPTTLTDLTNPTMPTVTSVLTSVPGSLEGHESRSPTQTTLTNLF from the exons ATGCCGTCCATCAGCAGTGACCGGGCCGCGCTCTGCGCGGGCTGCGGAGGTAAGATCTCCGACCGCTACTACTTATTAGCAGTGGACAAACAGTGGCACATGCGTTGCCTGAAGTGCTGCGAGTGTAAACTCAATCTGGAGTCGGAGCTCACCTGCTTCAGCAAGGACGGCAGCATTTACTGCAAAGAAGACTATTACAG GCGGTTCTCTGTGCAACGCTGTGCCCGTTGTCACCTGGGTATCTCAGCATCAGAGATGGTGATGCGTGCCCGGGACTTGGTTTACCATCTCAACTGCTTCACCTGCACCACCTGCAACAAGATGCTGACCACGGGCGACCACTTTGGAATGAAGGATAGCCTGGTCTACTGCCGGCTGCACTTTGAGGCGCTGCTGCAGGGTGACTACCAGGCCCACTTCAACCACGCCGATGtggcagcagcggcagcagcggCAGCGGCGGCAGCAGCCAAGGGCTCGGGTTTGGGCGCCGGCGGGGCCAACACCTTGGGTCTCCCTTACTACAACGGCGTGGGCACGGTGCAGAAGGGGCGGCCACGGAAACGGAAGAGCCCAGGGCCTGGGGCGGACCTGGCCGCCTACAATGCAG CACTGAGCTGCAATGAAAATGACGGGGACCATCTGGACAGAGACCAGCAGTACCCCAGCAGCCAGAAGACTAAGCGAATGCGGACCTCCTTCAAACATCACCAGCTGAGGACGATGAAGTCCTATTTTGCTATTAACCATAACCCCGACGCCAAGGACTTGAAACAGCTCGCACAGAAGACGGGTCTCACCAAGAGAGTCCTCCAG GTCTGGTTTCAGAACGCCAGAGCTAAATTCAGGCGGAACCTTCTACGCCAGGAGAACACAGGGGTGGACAAGACCTCAGACTCCACACTACAGACGGGGACCCCATCGGGCCCAGCCTCAGAGATTTCCAACGCATCCATGAGCCCCTCCAGCACCCCCACCACCCTCACGGACTTGACTAATCCCACAATGCCAACTGTGACGTCTGTCTTAACTTCCGTGCCTGGGAGCCTGGAGGGCCATGAGTCCAGGAGTCCCACACAGACAACTCTtacaaaccttttctga